A genomic window from Glycine max cultivar Williams 82 unplaced genomic scaffold, Glycine_max_v4.0 scaffold_234, whole genome shotgun sequence includes:
- the LOC102669159 gene encoding uncharacterized protein: MQQPQRYIPSVSDLYGTDEIELLLDEIRELELEPVCCQLDDEQDFEIAGSRAGELSLSLESPLGTCTSWDSHANYKQRNGHTPLPWGVALHCDPQHLKSPTGIVRILLVLSSAACLACECSAGTVQVGLFLLPLIGRLRLMVFCALFSLLITCLMLFLDISHIALMFPFNWTKVNTWMYLSIGLILILSSTLLVHMVLYATEYTWVSKHSKDTLLATGIIGYVCALEALLLSGIASWPWTQYRQVPDDVSELFIEDREMTPMSPLNSTDLQPGNNHSPYQHSSHNNGNAPTTAADVYNQQQQSSYNQKPYIPAKRPNELNNQRPTLGQTARIKPNQRYREGYHYQPVASTSRQSPTFVLGDDQGAGPSTSRSNDNSSA; the protein is encoded by the exons ATGCAACAACCCCAACGTTATATACCGTCTGTATCTGATCTATATGGCACGGACGAGATAGAACTGCTGCTGGACGAGATACGTGAACTGGAGCTGGAGCCGGTCTGCTGTCAGCTGGACGATGAGCAAGACTTTGAAATAGCTGGCAGCAGGGCCGGTGAGCTCTCGCTGTCCCTAGAATCGCCCCTCGGCACGTGCACCTCCTGGGACTCGCACGCCAACTATAAACAGCGCAACGGCCATACACCGCTGCCATGGGGCGTCGCCCTACACTGTGATCCGCAACACTTGAAATCGCCTACAGGGATTGTGCGCATACTACTGGTG TTATCCTCGGCTGCCTGCCTTGCCTGCGAATGCTCCGCGGGCACCGTGCAGGTGGGCCTCTTTCTACTGCCACTCATTGGACGCCTAAGGCTGATGGTCTTCTGTGCGCTCTTCTCACTACTCATCACATGTCTCATGCTGTTTCTGGATATATCGCATATAGCGCTCATGTTTCCATTCAATTGGACGAAAGTG AATACGTGGATGTACCTGAGTATTggtttgatattgattttgagCTCCACGCTGCTTGTTCACATGGTGCTCTACGCCACAGAGTACACTTGGGTATCGAAGCACTCAAAAGACACACTCCTGGCCACGGGC ATAATAGGCTACGTGTGCGCCTTGGAGGCTCTACTACTTTCGGGAATCGCCTCCTGGCCCTGGACTCAGTATCGTCAGGTGCCGGACGATGTCAGCGAACTGTTTATCGAGGATCGGGAAATGACGCCTATGAGTCCGCTGAACAGCACAGACCTACAGCCGGGCAACAACCACTCGCCGTATCAGCACAGCAGCCACAACAATGGAAATGCGCCAACCACGGCGGCTGATGTGTACAACCAACAGCAACAATCGTCCTATAATCAAAAGCCTTATATACCTG CCAAACGACCCAATGAGCTTAACAATCAGCGTCCAACTTTGGGTCAAACCGCTCGCATTAAACCGAATCAACGTTATCGCGAGGGCTATCACTACCAACCGGTTGCGTCAACGTCCCGCCAGAGTCCCACATTCGTCCTAGGCGATGATCAGGGTGCCGGTCCATCCACATCCCGTTCCAATGATAATTCCAGTGCGTGA
- the LOC100814708 gene encoding LOW QUALITY PROTEIN: leukotriene A-4 hydrolase-like (The sequence of the model RefSeq protein was modified relative to this genomic sequence to represent the inferred CDS: inserted 1 base in 1 codon), which yields MGRLGTVDPSSYSEPDLITTEHSALNWTVDFAATKLRGSVLHRFNVLSTNLDKILLDVRDINVTNATLLADGSELPINYFISDPVSDIGQKLTLELPAGTAKGNLNVRIDYETANNASGLQWLTPEQTLGKQHPYMFSQCQAIHARSVVPCQDTPSVKFTYDAVIQHPKELTALMSAIIDKKQEGQTSFKQEVPIPAYLLAIAIGKLVSRPLGPNSNVWAEEAIVDACAEXFSETTTMLKTASDLCGPYVWKQYDLLGLWLKSEGMPPIIPKVKFDETLSNVTKELARIWSKSTVAELIDNNNIKQKISIHQLIDFLGKLIEHQDIVDLNERKIELLEDTYNLKQSKNAEVRFRLNRLIIRARLIKRLDEIIEFANSNFRMKFCRPIYRDLAAWPEAKPIAVRNFVSVRDQMMAVCSHTIEKDLGLK from the exons ATGGGTCGTCTGGGTACAGTGGATCCGAGCTCCTATTCTGAGCCAGACCTGATTACCACCGAGCACAGTGCGCTGAACTGGACAGTGGACTTTGCGGCAACAAAGTTGCGTGGCAGCGTCTTGCACCGCTTCAATGTGCTGTCCACCAATCTGGACAAGATT CTGCTCGATGTACGCGACATCAATGTGACGAACGCCACGTTGCTAGCCGATGGCTCCGAGTTGCCTATCAATTACTTCATCAGCGATCCGGTGTCTGATATTGGACAAAAGCTGACGCTGGAGTTGCCAGCCGGCACTGCTAAGGGCAA CTTGAACGTTCGCATCGATTACGAGACTGCCAACAATGCGAGTGGCCTGCAGTGGTTGACGCCCGAGCAGACGCTGGGAAAGCAACATCCGTACATGTTTTCACAATGCCAAGCCATTCACGCACGCTCTGTGGTGCCCTGCCAAGACACGCCATCCGTAAAGTTCACCTATGACGCCGTGATTCAGCATCCGAAGGAGCTGACGGCTCTGATGAGCGCCATTATCGACAAAAAACAGGAGGGCCAGACTAGCTTCAAGCAGGAGGTGCCCATACCAGCTTATCTATTGGCCATTGCCATTGGAAAACTTGTGTCACGCCCCTTGGGCCCCAATTCAAATGTTTGGGCTGAAGAGGCTATTGTTGATGCCTGCGCCG GATTTTCCGAGACAACCACAATGCTAAAGACAGCCTCCGACCTGTGTGGTCCATATGTGTGGAAACAATACGATTT ACTGGGACTTTGGCTTAAAAGTGAAGGCATGCCGCCTATCATACCCAAAGTTAA ATTTGATGAAACCCTATCTAATGTTACCAAGGAGTTGGCGAGAATTTGGAGTAAAAGTACTGTTGCCGAACTAATTgacaacaataatataaaacagAAAATTTCGATACATCAACTAATCGACTTTTTGGGCAAACTGATCGAGCATCAAGATATAGTGGATTTGAATGAGCGCAAGATCGAGTTGCTCGAGGACACGTACAATCTGAAGCAGTCGAAGAATGCCGAAGTGCGTTTCCGCCTCAATCGCTTGATTATACGCGCCCGCCTTATCAAACGTCTAGATGAGATCATTGAGTTTGCCAACTCGAATTTCCGAATGAAATTCTGTCGTCCAATTTATCGCGATTTGGCTGCCTGGCCTGAGGCCAAACCCATTGCCGTGCGTAATTTTGTGAGTGTGCGCGACCAAATGATGGCCGTCTGCTCGCACACAATCGAGAAGGATTTGGGACTTAAGTAG
- the LOC100814173 gene encoding 39S ribosomal protein L13, mitochondrial, whose product MSIAKRVQQWATFARTWHIYDCTWQNPFESAKLIKTHLMGLHKPIYHPMNDCGDHVVLINTREIALPGDEWVKRVYFHHTGYPGGASWTLAWELHSKDPTLVMKKAVYNSMKGNLQRRHTMQRLHLYADDQVPKDILANVTNQIRTPRTVPQRLDHIDKETLENFPTIMDYPKDYILR is encoded by the exons ATGTCGATAGCAAAGCGTGTTCag CAATGGGCCACTTTTGCTCGTACTTGGCACATTTATGATTGTACCTGGCAAAATCCTTTTGAGTCAGCTAAGCTCATCAAAACACATCTAATGGGACTGCACAAGCCCATATACCATCCAATGA ATGATTGTGGCGACCATGTGGTACTGATCAACACAAGGGAGATTGCGCTACCCGGTGATGAGTGGGTCAAGCGTGTCTACTTCCATCACACTGGATATCCTGGTGGTGCTTCGTGGACTCTGGCCTGGGAGCTGCACTCGAAGGATCCCACATTGGTCATGAAGAAGGCCGTTTACAACTCGATGAAAGGCAATCTGCAGCGCCGTCACACAATGCAGCGCCTGCATCTATATGCGGATGATCAAGTTCCAAAGGATATACTAGCGAATGTTACGAACCAAATACGCACGCCGCGTACTGTGCCTCAGCGTCTCGATCATATTGATAAAGAGACACTGGAGAACTTCCCCACGATTATGGATTATCCAAAGGACTACATCTTGCGTTAA